The Malus domestica chromosome 08, GDT2T_hap1 genomic interval ATATGGCTAGAAGACGAttgatatgttttttttcttttctttttctagtaTTCATTACTAAAAAAATATACGTGTTATAATTTGGATAGAATGATAACAATATATAACGGTGTTTCAGACACACTAGAAATTTCTCAAAAACTTATGCCCCTAAAAAGTTATTACTATTACTATATAAGTATAATATTAATGAGGGAATAATTgtttatgatatatatatatatagtatatcAAGGTAGCTATCTTAGCTCAATTAATTAGGTTCCAAGAAGAAAGTAAAGATGGGGAGAGCTCCTTGCTGTGACAAAGCCAACGTGAAGAGAGGTCCATGGTCACCTGAAGAAGATGCCAAGCTCAAGTCTTACATCGAGCAACATGGCACCGGCGGTAACTGGATCGCTTTACCCCAAAAGATCGGTAAGCATCTctaccttcttcttcctcttcctcaaatTAGTTAGTGTCCTGGTTACTAtatatcaaattaattaattagaagttaCCGGCTGTATTAATTAGATGAAATTAGGTTTTTACTAATTAAATTCTCTAATGGATAATTAGGGCTTAAGAGGTGTGGGAAGAGCTGCCGGCTTAGATGGTTAAATTATCTCCGCCCAAACATCAGGCATGGAGGGTTTtctgaagaagaagacaacATAATTTGCAGCCTCTACATAAGTATTGGAAGCAGGTAGGCACATATATGAATTTAGTATTGAATCTCaccttttcataaaaaaatacacATCTATATAAATATCACAATATCAATTACATATCGACATGTAAATTAGAGTAATTTATTTCCTAGCTAGGGTAATCAATTTTGTGATTAATTTCACAACTATGGAtgatgtatgtatgtgtatatgtAGGTGGTCTATAATTGCAGCACAACTGCCAGGAAGAACTGATAATGATATAAAGAACTACTGGAACACAAGGCTTAAGAAAAAGCTTCTTGGTAGGCAGCGCAAAGAACATCAGCTGGCTCGTAAATCAGGCCTAGTTAAACAAGACATCATCAAAAGATCAGGCGACGTTGGTGGAAACAGTACTAACTCCCATTCTGCCGTTCCTGCCACAGACGATCAAAACCCTTACTGGCCGGAGCTTCCAGTGCTTGCAGCACCCACAGTACTACCACAACAACAGCAGCAGCCTTCTTTTAATGACCATGCTTCTCTCAGAAAGTTGCTCATCAAGCTTGGAGGGAGGTTTAGTTCAGATATTAATCATAATCATGAGACTAATCAAGTTATCCAAGGTAGGCCCACCAATATTCAACCAACCTATCAAGTTCTTGATGATGATAATAACAGTTCATACGCCGCTGCTGCTGCTACTACTCAGCAAATGGATGAGCACTATTCTGGTAAGAACATGCAAAGTCTCTTAATTCCTCGATGTGGGATTCATGCTCTCAAcaattcttctccttccttaagCAACAGTGATGTTATCAGCCCTCATCAATTTGCACAAACACATTACATAGTGAATACAGATAACATTGATGGACCTGGTAATGGTATAATGAACAACATGTTTCAAGGGCAAGGTGGTGATTATGAGACCGATCAGCTGAAGGAGATGGCGGTGTATAACAACAATGACAACCAACAGAGATTTGATGGGTTGGAGTTCTTCTGCGGCGAAGATATGATGGTTATGAATAATAGCATTACTAGTAGTTATGGAGAAAGTATTGGGTGGGGTGAGATACTGGGATGTCCTCCTGTGGCCTCCTCCTCAGACGACTATCATGACAGCATGGACCGACTGATGCCGGCCACACCCAGCCAAGAATGTGGTTTCGCCAACGACCAGTTGATGAGTGGTTACCCTGGGGAGGCATTATAATGTGATGATCATTGTGTACATTCAATTAATGTAATGTTAAAATTTGGTAGCAATAAGGGGAGGTGGTATTGCTTTGCGCCAAAGAGGGAAACCCTAATAATAAACTCATTAaatgatatgtttttttttcttctatgatTTTCCTGTTAATTTTTGGACTGAATTTCGTCATTAAGGTGGAATTAGCAGAGTCTGAAGCCCTATATATAGCAATACTAGCTACTTGTTCAAATTTGATTCGTTActgtgaagctttttttttttctccgaCTGAAAGAACATGCATGTTTCAGTGTGTTGTTCCTGTTGATTTTAGATGGTGGAGATTAGCATTTCTTCAAGAAATTTACGAATTGGGAAAATGGGTATGTATTATTTTCGCAGCGTGGCCATTAATATTTCATATTTGTATGTGGGTGAAAATGCATGTTCACTGGAAACCAAGATAAAAACAGTTTCTTGGAACAAGTTTCATGAGTTAGCTTTCCAGGATTAAGTAATCAAGATAGTAAGGCTCGAAATTTAATGTCTTCAGttcaggaagagagagagagagagagatgaaactTAAAATTGTGAAAATTAACCAGTTCTGAATGACACACATGCTTTGCAATATGTGTCTTTCAGACTttcataccttttttttttcgacaGACTTTCATACCTTTAATTCATaactttttgtttgatttaaacTTTTAAACTGTGCCGACTTAGTATTACAAATTAGAATGCGCATTCAAACCAAATTTTTATGCTAGCTTTTTGTGAGgctttgtcatttccttactCTTATGGTGTAGATAATGTCATATGTATTAAAAAACTTTTAAACTGTCAGCCTTAttcttatattttatataacAAGTTCTAATTTTCAAGTATTAGATCTGATAAAAAAAGTTTGATGAATAACACTAAAAAGGTATGGTGCTTTTTGTAAGATTATCATGCATGTAtgaatcctctctctctccctctctgaaCGCATAAAACATTTGGTTTAAATGTTGATCTAGATGATGATTCACAGAATATAGATGTGTGAACATatatctgtatatatatatatatatatatatatatatatatatatatatatatatataaattgcaTATTCTGGTTTGAGTTTCTATTTAGTATTTATTAGCTAGTCTGTGGGAAAAATATATACAGAGATATGCATGATTCCCCCAATATATAAGTGCATGCAATACTCAGCCATAACTAGATACACAAAATgaaaatgtatataaatatagcCAACAATGTTGACTGAGATCTAGAGAACAATTCATTATCTTCTTCCGAAAGGTACAGAAAAACAATTCATCTGCTGCTTACATATGAATATATACATCCATAGATAGCTTGGGCAAAGTTTTTGTTATGCTGCTAGCTAGGCAAAGCAATGCCGTTGGTTTTTTTAATAATCTTTTTACTGTGACTATACTGGGATTCGTCCGGTGATGAGAGTGGGTAGGGTATTGAGTAGGAGACTACGAGTAGACTAGAGATACAGGGTTCGAAACCCTTTGTGTAAACAAAAACTTCCACGgaaattgcagaaaacaaaggaaactTCTGAGTGAGCTTTAAATTCCACATAATCTGATATATGTGCATATTTATATATGAGTTACATATAAAAGAGGATGAAATAACAAAGGCTCATATATGACATTGGTCTTTTTTGAGtactttaaattttgaaatgccatgtatCAGTAAGCTGTCGATATCGATTGTTACCTAACAAGCTCCAATGATATATGGTATGCAATAACTATCAATTCATCAGTCGAAACAGTCAATATCAGTAACGGTAGTTTCTTCTAGATCAACAAAGCAGCTGGCAGATGTTAATTAAATGAATAAGTTGCTTAATTTTGGTCTTCGTCAATTAGCTTATTGTTTAACTACCACATTGATTTATTAATTAGTTCCAGCTTAACTATATTCATACCAAAATTTAGAATCGGATTAATTTGAtgatcatttatacaaattctAGGTAGCTAGATATCATGAATAACATGTAGTTTAGCAGTCTTCTCCCTGTAAGACTCAAACCTAGGGTAGGGTTCTTTTGCATGGtcatataaaattaattattattcatCGATGGATCTCATTTCATAAATTAGAATATTTAAGtctcttttttttattgcaAGCGAGAGTTTTAATCTAAACGACACTATAAGGAGATGAGGGAGGATTCGAACCTGGGTGCAttgaaaataatacaaaaaccCTAACCACTAAGGCAGTCGACTACATGCTTAGAATCCTTAAATCTAACACAACATCTATCTAGCTATGCCTAACATAATTGAAATGGCCTTTACTCAGGGTAATGTTATGGAGACCAAAATTTCTAAaccaaacttgtaattaaatcAAAATGATATGGTGGTTGAtcattggattattacttaaacattgattaatgtgcttatttcttattggtgacacattatttggtttgaaaatttggtttaaaaatatgGTCTTCCTAATCGTATTTGTTTACTTATGTAGTCAGCTTATATGTACGTAGCTCTGGCCAGGAAGGTCAAAGAATTACATTCTCACATATATAGACTCAAATTATCTCTTAGGTCTTGGCTGAAAGCTACAAGGGGTAAAAGTTGATTGCAGTTGTAATTTGCAATCTTTGGATTAAAATATTTACTTTCTGTTGACATGCAAATTTTGCAATTAATGTTTGGTACGCCATGTTCACGATTTGTTAGAATTGGTTGACGTATTTTGAAACTGGTGGCAACTGCCTCTACAAGCTAGCGATTTAAAATAGTTGGCCCCATTATCTTGACCAACTCTTAAAttcaaagtttaaaaaaaaaagttcttaaTTAAGTTGATTCCACTAGCATTTTCATATAGTTGCTTAATTATCATGAGCTCAATCATGAAAACTAGGTCAATATTTGAAAGGACATATATCCCACCCAGGGTATGCTAAGAAAGCCAAATTTTAAGACCAAATTTGTTAGACTATATGAAGTGGTTATTGACGATTAGATTATTACATAAGTAGTgatgcttattttctattagttACATATCATatgatttgtaaatttggtgtaaaaatttgatttacctCACATTACCTATCCAAAAAATTACGGTTTTAAAAGGTAACCAATTCATGCATCTATATAATAGGAGTATTACATCATAAAGTATAAAGTAAACAAGGACGGATTACGAGATTTTCTCAAAACTAAAAACtggagatcttaggttcgaaacTCACTGCTGGTGTGGAAGCCAAACTTGTGGCAAgggggaggctgaaatgcctctgtaaGTCTTCCCGGCTTCCGGAATGACTGTATAACTGTAGCTTGCCACCAGTTGTCtctctttaaaaataaatttaaaaaaaaaataaaaagttgctCAACTCATATTATAACATCTAGATAAAATATACTATACAATTGTGTTTCAATAccatataataattttttttataaaaaaattaaatgtaaaATAATGAGCGAttaattagtttattttttagaataatGTAAGCTCATAAGTGGGATATCTAGGTAAAACATATCCCATAAGATATACAGTCTGTCTGGCTTTCAGTATAGTATAGTATATACTGGAATTATAAGCATACATAAAGCGGACATACACAAACTCCAGCAAGCAAATTAAGGAGACATTAACAGTTCTGAGGGCTTATACAATTTTAAAACAATCCCTAATTATTCATCTAATTTCTTTCTGTAAAGTTTAAGGGAATATCCCAAACAAAGAAGAAACAGAACAGAAAAGTCCTCAAAGAAAAACCAACATCTCAAAATTTGACTTCTTGTGGATTGCCATATAAATTCCCGTCAACTTGGTGACGATAATAAACaccacaaaattaattaaacatgTTATATTACGAATATGTGAAAGAAGCATAGAAGTGACAATAGCAAAAGGACGACTTGTGTCACtgccttttaattgtttaatCAATTAAATCAACCCTAATCAACCCCCCACTGGATATTTAAATCTAAACATTGATCCTTAATTCATAATTAATAATCTGCAAGAGATAttataattgattaattttgaaTATTATAGAATGATAATGACACTCACTAACATGAAAATTCTTGCATGTTTGTCGTGCTGTTCAGCTGTTGGACCAAAATAAAGTGGGTTTGTATATAAAAAACAGAAGGGAAATACTAAGAATTCTTTTAAAAGTGGGGTTCTCCATAAACATTCTGTCACTCCATATTTTTAGCACAATCTTTTATATAATATTAACACAATAATTGACGTTAAATTGTAGAGTAgcagaaaattcataaaatgtcTCACATTAAAAGAATCCTCTTAGCATttatgtgaataaaaaaaaaggaatttatTAGAGAATTATATAGGCTAAAACGACTGCAGAGCTATAGCACTGCAGCCTGGATGTCATATTCAAAATTATGTACCATTTACGAGGTGAAGGATTTAGAATTAAGATAGAGCCGCCTAGGGTTGTGTTAATTTGATTGCTTTAGGGTTTCAAAATGGTATAAGGAGAGGATATGATAGTTCTTATAATATACAATTCACTTGTCCGCCTAgggttttgtttattatttttgcttttggattttGGTCTTGGCTTAATGCTTATGCGTTTGatgacagttttttttttttaagggattAATTGGTGTCTTCGTCACAGCAATCTTTCTGTCGAGAAAGCTCATAGAGGTATTTTAGTCTCATCTGTGTCACTATGATGTGATTCATTAGCACCAGGAATCGAACTCAGGATGTGTCATGTGAAATTCGTTTCCCACAATGAACCACCCCATAATAGTTGTGTTTGATGGTTGTTAAATGTTACAAATGTTGAAATATGATGTTAGGTTATATATctttgagtaaattgtagcaatagtccctgaactttaatcaaattggagcaatggtccttcaattaaaaattcattaccattggtccctcaacttatcaaaatgtgtagctataatccttttcatcaatttcttcaaaattttgtcaaaataagttatgttggaataaccatttatataattagggtccctcaacttatcaaagtgtgtaattatggtcattttcgtcaactacgtcaaaatttttgtcaaaacgagttatgttggaatgaccattgctacaattgggttaaagttaagggaccatttctctagttgaattaaaattgagggactaaaggtaatgaatttttagttgatggaccataactgcatgttttgatgagttgaaggaccaatagtaatggatttttagttgaaggactattgctttaattgagttaaagttaagggaccatggCTATAATTGATTCTATATCTTTTATCCACTTCCatacacaagaaaaaaaaaaaaacagaggatCCTCATTAAAAATAACACATGCCTATTGAAGATCTATTCGTCCAATAACATATCATTGAGTGCACTAATTTGATCTCCTTAATATTACTCTTAATATTTCGTATAATTTTATTTGTCTTTCAATTGTACGCACACAAAATTGATTTGTACTAGTAACAGTCGTCTGCCCTTGTATACCGTTGATCTATATTATTGAGTTGGCATTAAGAATTTTGGGGCACCCCAAAAAAGTTATTgtgcaattttatttttcaaaagttagcttaataattttttttgtatatttagATACAAAGATACATTTATAAAGAGTACATAATGAtttttttgaagtgccaatatcCCCTTTCTAATATAATTTTACAtgaattttagaattttataAACCAATTACATAGAGCCCATGGAGGCTAGGGGAACATGGCAACCTCTAGTCTACATGTAGCAATATTTGGGTTTGCTTTTAAAATGTTAAAAACGGCTTCTGGCAATTAAGATACTTCTAACTACGTttgagaaaataaacttgaaaatgTTTGCGGGTAGTAGAAGCAATAACAGGAGAAGCACGTAGCATATGCTTCTTCAGAAAACACTTTGAAGCTTTCATACAAAACTTTCAAACATTTTTCGAATAAAAACTTCTAACAAAAGCGTTTATGGACAAAATTGTTTCCCTCCTAAAACAAGCTGTGTGCCTCAGAATAAGGCCCATAATAATATTTTAGATAAGGCCCAGTATATTTGTGTTAAGCCCAATTTTGGTTAAGAACATTGGGAAATTGGAATCCCCAAACTTGTCATCAGCTGATGAACCCTAGAAAATGAGGAGAAAACTCAGGAGATAAAACAGGACCAACCAGACACCATCAATGGCGATTCCGGCGTCCATTCTGTCGCCGCCGTCCGCAACCCCCAAATTTTCGGTaccactctctcactctcccaAATTCCCGATTACTTAAAAATGTGAAATTTACAGGTTTTCGATGAATTAATTATGATTGATTCCAATTTTCCTTGTTTATTTCAGATTAATCTCTTTAAGCAGAACCAATTTCGATTTCGAACCAGCTTCGGGCCAAGTCGTGTAAAAGCAGTTTCATCCACGGCACAATTTGGAGAACCCAACAAAGAAAATAAGCAGAAGCTGCAAATCAAAAGCACTTTTGTGAAGGAGAAGCTGTGGGAAGCCGTACCTGCCCCGGTGAAGGAGCTCCCATGGAGAAAAGCAGCAGATACAGCACTGGAGCAGCTGCTTCTGCTTGGGAAAAAAGCACTCATATGGTCATTTGTTACTTTAGGCACCCTCAGCTTCTTATCAGACATCATATTTTCCATCTCCAGAAACTATGAATTGGTGATACCATTTGGTCTCTTTGTTGGGTGCTTCTTAACTGATGTTTTGAAGGAGACATTGCAGCAAGTGCTTCCCAGGTCGGAGGCGAATGCCAATGAGATTGAAAAGCACTTACTTTGTATAAGCTGCTTTTTTGCTGCTGTTAAGTTCGTCTCTGCTGGTCTCCCAATGCAGGCACGGGTGTCTCTTCTGCACGTTGCAAATGGCGGGTTCCTGCAAGTTTTATGGCTGTGGAGAGGTTTGTTCAAGGAAAGAGAAGATGATGGTGTCGATGATTCCAATTCTTCATTGGTCATGGATGTGAAATCTTAATACGACTCAATGTCTGTTTAGCGTTTTTCAGTTACGTTTTTGGTTAAACGTTTGTAACCAGTTTTATTTGTCCATACTTTACCAGTTTTGATCCGCGTCGTTTGCAGAAACTGATCCGTTTTCGTGGTCGTATGAGTTGAATATCTATGCAATTCAAAATGTGCTTGGAGAATGAAATAATCGAACTTTGCATCAACATATCGTAAAACTTTTCAACTGTTTTTGATACATTTAGTTTAAGATACAAACAATATACACAACTATTTGCTTTGCTCAAATCACAAGTGTACAAAAAATAGTGTTGCTTTGCTTTGGGATTTTTCCCCACTCAAAACTGTATAAATTGGGAAGTCCagtaaacaaaattaaagaagGCCTATGGAGCTCGGAATTTTGTAAAATGTTTGCTTGTATGTATCAGTATCTGTACAACGCTTCCGATGGTATTTCTGGCCAAGAAGAGAACCTGCTTCTTAAGATGCAAGAATCTCGTTCCAGCCGGCACCATAAACTTGAACTTGCATAAAAAACAAGTCAATTACGTCCTAGAAGAAAGCTCATTTTAGATCTGCCTCACCGTCGAAGGTGACATTCCATGACGGATTAGTTTGGCTGGGTTCCTCCCCTGAAAAGAGAAAAGCACAAAGAACCAAGCGATTACATCACTGATGCCGCGCACAGGAACAGGAACCCTCGTGAGTACTGGATGAATCAAACCTGGTGGCTTGACATTCTCTGGATCCGGAATGATGGCGCCCACATGGCGAGTTGAGCATCCAAAACTGCACGAGTCATCAGGAGTTAATGGGGACTGGCAGTAAGCTGTATGCAGCTGTTGATAAACCTCTTCCATCCTCCCCGCTTCCTCATCCTTCTGGTCCATATCAATAAGAATCTGCAAACAATCCCCTCATCaagttttggagatagagagGCATGGTCTCAAATACCACATACATGCACACGCACGTGCACGTGCGCAAATACAGTTCTTTTTCAATCACTACCTCTGCAACTTGGTTCTTGAACAATGGATGAAACTGCTGTCGACAGTACTCGTTAAACAAAATAGTGAAGATAAGCAGTGGAATAGTGAAACCTGATGCAATTGGTGATTTTCTTAATCCAAAGACACCGAGGGCAATTATTTGCATGATAACCAATGAAATTATGACTGTATTGTGAATCATAGGCCAGTACTGTCCCCCACTTTCGTATTCTGCTATATACACATTAAGAATCTGAAATAGGCATCGTAAAGTTTAGCAACAGATTAATTATTCGAATgccccccaaaaaaaagaaaaaagaaagaaaaaaatgagagaggaaCTTACCTACAACGGGGATACTACAGTGGGATCCCCGTTGCAGGGTAGTTCTTCTCCCCGAAAGATACCTAACAAAATAAGGAACAATAGATAGGAGGAGTCCTCACCTGGTTTCGATATATAAAGTAAGCAAGTACAAAGTAAACCAACAAGAATGGCAATATTAGGGGAACCAAGATAGAACAGGTGAAGCCGATGAACCCAAACAGCAGGACTCTAGGAATTTCTGTATGATATGGAAATGACAGTGAGTCATTATACCGTCCTTTCCGTAATATGAACCGTCGGAAATAGTTGCAGAGAAGAGGATAAATTTGCATGAGTTCACATGCCAAGCTTGCCCAACCAGATGATAAAACATAAGTCATGAAGAACTTAGCCTGAAAATTCAAGATCACAACcataaataaaaatcaataataaAGCTTTCAGCTTTCATAAGCATCACATTACTGATGTAATGTCTCGAAAGTCGAAACAATTATCACTCACAAAACTCTAAGTCACTATGTTAACCATTATGACCATCTGGAATTCGAACTAAAAATGAGTAGACAATTTCTAATGGACAATTTAATATCTATGAGTACTAGTAGTGGACTTGACCCATCTCAAATGCAAAGTAACCCGTTTCAAACATGACAAGGAAAAACAGTGGTCACACGTAAGTGATGTAACAGTCCAAATGGACTAGCATAACTGGAACACAATTATTGATCTTCTAAACATATTTAAAGATCAAGGGCATATCACCTGTGCTGGAATCGCGTTGGCAAGTTGCGCAGGTATGTCTTTCACACTAGAAAATACACTCAATTGGCTGATAACAGAGCCGGTAAAAACATTAACAAAAAAGACATTCCAGATTGTGAAGTATAAGACTTTGAAGCATGCACTCTTTTTCCTCTGACTGCGAGAGATCCACCCCTCCACTGTTGAAAACAGCATCATGACAGGTGGAACGATGTAAAAAGCCACAATTAAAACCACACTTGGCAGGTACCCCGTTATCACCTGGCTTACATAGTTCCTGCATATGCGCATAAGTAATCATGAAAATGAGTCAAAGCCATTGCAAAACTTTATCCCCGTACACTCAGAAAGTCCATGTTTATTATCCATCATACACagcataacaaaaaaattaaggtAACAAGGAGACTGTGTCTGTCAATTGACTTACTTTTTGAGCAATCCTTTCAAAGCTGGAAACTTTTTTTCTAGGCTTTTTAGTGCAGTCATGCCCTGAACAAATGTGACAGGAATAAGAAACACAAGCATAAAGGCAATAGTAGCCAGAAGCGTAGCTAACTTCCGGATCCACAGTTGTCCATATGGTATCCAAAGGTTTGACCAATACACATCATTTGGTTCCGGGGCCATATCTGTCACCCAATGCATGGGATTTGAAGAATGAAGAACCTTTGATGTAACAAGAGCAGCACAGCGAGTCTTGAAAAAGACAAAAGCAGCAGCACACACCTGTATGTAAGACCAAATACATTTTAGGCTATAATATCGAAATTTCCACAAAAGTTCACTCACTCATAGACATCAACTTATATCTAAATGATGGCAACAAAGTCAAAGTAACAGAACCACAAAACAAAAATGTCACTCATTACAGGAAGAGACTACTCAAGATTCATGTCTTTGACACTGCCATGTGGGATTTTTTGTTTACGAGCTAGTACTCTGCAGATTGAGGTTCATAATTTCCTACAGATAAATGGGCTGATTATGGGAAGAATGGATGGACATGTGTACTTGTGTGCatgtatgtttttattttaaaatatacaTATTAACTAAcataaatacatacatacacacagatATAAATATTACTTAACCATTCAACAACTTTTATTTCTACTTTTCTTTTATTCAAACTATAGTAACTAAATAAGGAAACATCCAAtataaaactgaaaactgaaaaaaaataatccaaaataaaaactaaaggaGCCTAAACAAGTTAATCACGCCAAACACAATTCTATTCCAAACATTTCAAGTCCAACTTTCGGCTTAAGGTTTTATAACCACCACAATAATACTTGACCAACTGTCTAACAAAACCTGGAGGCAACTGAAGCAAGAATACATGACGATACTAGGAACACTTAGGTAAAATTTGGCTCAAAGGGGTTATGTGtaagtgaattaaaacctcaaGGGATGTTAGTGTAATGTCTCAAACATGAGGGGGTTTTGTGAAAACTCGATAAACGTCAGGGGGCTTTAGTGTAATTAACCCCTGCTTACAAAATTTTCAAGAACTCCATTGTCGGAAAACCATTCTAAAAGAACCAAATCAGATTCGAAAGATTAAAGCCATTCATATCACTAGTTGTGTGTGAATACGTGATGAAAACCAGAGCTAATTAAATTAACTGGGGCCACAGCTTGCATGACCTTTTTTCTTCCACCCAAACTATTGTCGATAAGGGATGACTTCCCCTTAACACTCTCTGAATCGTTCGCGAGTATCTTAAAAGAATCAGTAGCTCCTCCAGACATACCACAATGAAATAGATCTGGTCTATGACTCTGTTCCACAGAAACATCCTTAAGAATCTTGCACATCTTCCCTGCATCGGTCTGCAAAGTTTGATATATCAATAAGTTGcattaaaaaatatatgggaCATAATTGAACAGATGCATATGAGTGGAGGAAAAACGCAGTGATCCTATATTCAATTCTTAAAGAAACCCATCACATAGTTTATATGGCTATCTTAAACCACATATTGGTCTAAGTGCAGCTCATGCTAACAGTTATGACAATATAAGCCAATGATAAAACAATGTGATTGCTCAGGAAACAGCTGAAATAATTCAAGCCACATACATACCATCAGTTTCTGAACTTTACCAGATCGATACACCATTTGGTGTGACAAGTAGCTTGATGCATGATATTTTGTGAAGAATTTTCTTACTGAATCACTATATGATTCTTCCGATGACCATGGAATAGCACGAACAACAATTGTAAAATGACTTGGATTTGAAGAAGATCCAATAATATATGCCAGCCTCAGTCTAGTGACGTGATTATATTCCTACAGAAGatccacaacaaaaacacaaaacgaATGTCTTCGGATGTTTATAGTTGTATgaactaaatgcaaagatcaaGAACTTTTTACAATATATACAATATTGTACAAGAGGAGATGGGTTTTAAATCCTTACAAAGTATAGGAGAATACAAGCTGAAGTAGTGATAATGTACAATGCGAGACAATGGGTCCAAAGCCTGACATGAATTAAAACAGAAAGCAAATGACCAGTTAGAAACTAGTTTCCTGGTGTATATAACGAGAAAAAGTTAAATCAATATTGAAACTTCATAAAGATTGagaaaaaaacagaagaaaaggCGGATTAACAGGACTTGCTCTGCACTTTCATAAAAGATACAATTTTTAAGAAAGTGTTTTAATAATCAAGAATATATGTCTCATACCACTTTGAACCTTCTTGAACGTTCAAGATGGTAAAGACTTCCAAGGATTCATCATGGATTCCCGGGTGATCCTTCGTTTGCCCATGATAATTCACCGGAAGCACTATAAAGACGCAGATGACAGC includes:
- the LOC103441021 gene encoding CSC1-like protein RXW8 isoform X2, with the translated sequence MNLAALLTSAGINIAVCVVLFLLYSILRKQPSNVNVYFGRMLTISKRRSDPFNLERFVPSASWLVKAWRTKEEDFLTVGGLDSVVFIRMLIFSLRIFSIAAVICVFIVLPVNYHGQTKDHPGIHDESLEVFTILNVQEGSKWLWTHCLALYIITTSACILLYFEYNHVTRLRLAYIIGSSSNPSHFTIVVRAIPWSSEESYSDSVRKFFTKYHASSYLSHQMVYRSGKVQKLMTDAGKMCKILKDVSVEQSHRPDLFHCGMSGGATDSFKILANDSESVKGKSSLIDNSLGGRKKVCAAAFVFFKTRCAALVTSKVLHSSNPMHWVTDMAPEPNDVYWSNLWIPYGQLWIRKLATLLATIAFMLVFLIPVTFVQGMTALKSLEKKFPALKGLLKKNYVSQVITGYLPSVVLIVAFYIVPPVMMLFSTVEGWISRSQRKKSACFKVLYFTIWNVFFVNVFTGSVISQLSVFSSVKDIPAQLANAIPAQAKFFMTYVLSSGWASLACELMQIYPLLCNYFRRFILRKGRYNDSLSFPYHTEIPRVLLFGFIGFTCSILVPLILPFLLVYFVLAYFIYRNQILNVYIAEYESGGQYWPMIHNTVIISLVIMQIIALGVFGLRKSPIASGFTIPLLIFTILFNEYCRQQFHPLFKNQVAEILIDMDQKDEEAGRMEEVYQQLHTAYCQSPLTPDDSCSFGCSTRHVGAIIPDPENVKPPGEEPSQTNPSWNVTFDGEADLK
- the LOC103441021 gene encoding CSC1-like protein RXW8 isoform X1; the encoded protein is MNLAALLTSAGINIAVCVVLFLLYSILRKQPSNVNVYFGRMLTISKRRSDPFNLERFVPSASWLVKAWRTKEEDFLTVGGLDSVVFIRMLIFSLRIFSIAAVICVFIVLPVNYHGQTKDHPGIHDESLEVFTILNVQEGSKWLWTHCLALYIITTSACILLYFEYNHVTRLRLAYIIGSSSNPSHFTIVVRAIPWSSEESYSDSVRKFFTKYHASSYLSHQMVYRSGKVQKLMTDAGKMCKILKDVSVEQSHRPDLFHCGMSGGATDSFKILANDSESVKGKSSLIDNSLGGRKKVCAAAFVFFKTRCAALVTSKVLHSSNPMHWVTDMAPEPNDVYWSNLWIPYGQLWIRKLATLLATIAFMLVFLIPVTFVQGMTALKSLEKKFPALKGLLKKNYVSQVITGYLPSVVLIVAFYIVPPVMMLFSTVEGWISRSQRKKSACFKVLYFTIWNVFFVNVFTGSVISQLSVFSSVKDIPAQLANAIPAQAKFFMTYVLSSGWASLACELMQIYPLLCNYFRRFILRKGRYNDSLSFPYHTEIPRVLLFGFIGFTCSILVPLILPFLLVYFVLAYFIYRNQILNVYIAEYESGGQYWPMIHNTVIISLVIMQIIALGVFGLRKSPIASGFTIPLLIFTILFNEYCRQQFHPLFKNQVAEILIDMDQKDEEAGRMEEVYQQLHTAYCQSPLTPDDSCSFGCSTRHVGAIIPDPENVKPPGLIHPVLTRVPVPVRGISDVIAWFFVLFSFQGRNPAKLIRHGMSPSTVRQI